AAACTTCAACCTGACGAAGCAGACTCAAAACTGTAAACTCgagttaaatcaattaaatccTTTTGAACGATATATGGCAACagtttatgtaataaaaaagtacgGGAGCAAAGAAAATGCCTCCGCTTATCAACAATGCGAGTTTGAAACTCCGCCGGCAGGTAAAccatgttattattaatatataatgatcattttaacagtttttaataattgataattttttctataactATAACGAATCAAACTAATAGCTCCGCCCAGAGTAACAAATTTTGAGGTTGTCGAGATTGATACTCGTCAAACGCCTGCTATGATACACCTAAGATGGCAAAGTCCACTTCCACCTCTCAATGGAATATTGCGTAATTATGATGTCCagttgtgtaaaaaaaatagccgGCGTTGCTTAGTTGTTCAAGTTCGAATCAATGAGTCTTGTGACTTGTGGGATGCttacatatgtaaaattgttaaacaatTTCCTGAAATgaaggtaaaataatattaagattattCTCGATACGTCTAgtaaacgttattaatttatatttatatttataatgtacattataatgtaatagacaagaaaaattatatatatatatataaattgcgcaatacaaaatattgtaGGTTGTAGCGTACAATGTAAACGTTACGCAACCAGGCCTTGCAGTTTTCGCAACTGACGATATGCTTCGTAATACaagtaaaatgtttaataaataattttgaaaaaacttaTTAAAGCTTAATACATTAtgaattttcttgaaatcaaaactaattaaaaattataacacaatatattttattatcttttgcttctccttttttttgcTGCGACTATAACATATCTTTGCCTTGAACACCTACTATATGACCTATAAGAAATGCTAAAATCTCCTCTATTCTCGTTATAGCTGTTTAATCTGTGTTACGTgcaataaacaataatttagtggtttcttagaaatttctcaaaacataaaatgaatttaattattgttctgatgtatatattttagcgCCGGACGCACCTGGGAATTATACATTTACAGTCAACAATAACAGCGTGGTTGATTTAAAGTGGCTCCATCTCTGGAAGACAGGTGGTCATCTGAGGTGTTTTCGTATACGGATACAAGAAATCTCCTCAAACCTGAGAAGGCGCATTTCCCGATTGTCCACTAATGTAATACTGGAATACCCAGTGACACAATATACACGCGTAACTATACTAAACAATTGTACTTATTGTCGTCAACGCAATACgtcatctatatatattcaagCTGTGACAGTTGAATACAAGTCTAGCAGAGAAAATTTTGTGGAAATCCATACGCCTTCAACCGCAGTCTTTGAAGGCGCTCTAAAAGTTATGGTAGACAAATTTGATTCcacgattttattaaatataccgTCTGTCTTAAACGACACTCAAGACAGCACGATGCACATCGTTGTAAAGGGTCCTAATCTCTGCGAGCAATATTCGGAAGTACCTGAGAATCTGCGAGCGCTAGCAGGCGTAAAAATGGACGAAATCGCTTGGCAAGCTGCACAAGTTTCGGtacatgtacaaaatattCGCAAATTCTATGCgtgaatattttacgatgaatAAATTCAcaataatgattaaataataaatctagcGGCGAAAACACAGCTAGCtatgaaaatgtttttcatgtGATTAAGTTAAGactaataaattacataaatcatTACTGCAGTAGTAGCAACAATCTTAATATGTACCTTTGGAATCAAATATCTATGTTTTTAATTGTGACAGACCGGAGAACTCGCTGGCGTGCGATTTAGTATCGgcgacaataaaatttacggCAATGTGAGGAATTGTCCATTAAAACCTGAAGAGTTTTATGAAATAGCGATTATCGTAACCGAACGAAATTCGTCTACCGCGCCAATCATTCTTACGAAATCCGACATCCGCGTCGGTGAGGTTCCGCCGAAACATCACGAATTGTGGATCATACCCATTATATTATTCCTCGTTGTGGCAGGCGCAGTTTATTACCTGTATCAAAGGTAGTGTTcttcacttttttttagaagataGAGTAATATTGCCTATGaccatatttattaatatttgttgtgTAAGCACTTTAGACAAAACTATCTGCTGatatcacaaataaaatttcaatagatggcagattaattttacatttattttacgtcaATCCGACATATGATTTCTATTTTACAGAAGAAGGGAAAAATTGTCTAAGCAGCTAATGCAAGACTAGATGGTTTTGTCACAGAATATCGAGAACTACGAACAAGAAACAAAGTCCGTGATATCGAATTCAAAGCAAGATTTGTCAACTCCTTCTGACAGACAATCTCTATCGCGGGCAACCACTCCGGAAGTGCTGCCGATCGCCATCGCAAAGAAAGacgaaaaggaagaaaaaataacatcGCTAGTAAAGGTGAAAGATTTCGAAGATTATGTAAGACAGACGATACAATCAGAATTACTCGATAAGCAGTACGAGGTGAGTTCTCGACCCTTTAATTTTAACTCTTGAATTATCAAAATTCTGTTAGGGATTTCTCTGAGAACTTGACATTTGCACGTCGAATTAAGTAATgcaaaatctttaatatacaCGAAttgtatctttaaaatataacatttgcggagaacgaaattattttccttacTTTATGTAGGAATGAAGATGGTATCCAATGTTTCGAAGGATATAAGAACggtataatgtttattataggATGAGAATAACAGAATATGAGAGATACAAAAGGAACGTTAACACTCTCGCTCGATCTACGCTGAGGCTGAGCCTCGTTCAAACTCCGAAACTACACATGACGCGAAACGTTACAATTCGACTTCTCGGCTCGAAGGCTTCTCTGTAACTGTTCCCTGGGCAACGAACGCCCTTTGCTCGCTTGCTTTCGAAAAACGACTCTCTACAAATTAACGCTCTGTTGTCATTAGACGATCGACTCTCTAATAGATTCTTCGCATGGCAACACGGCATCTTTCCAAATTGTGACCAATTTGTGGCCGCTTGTCACTTATCGTACGGGCGTCGCGTGCCCTCCGCAGAGTAGGAGACGCCGCAGCGTGTGTAGGAACGTCGAGTGAGCTGAGAGACGGTGTGTAGAATAAATAAGtcgtttatttctaattcccTATCTACAGATATGTCAGTGTGTTGAAGGTGGTCCTGAAAAGGGCCGTTTAGACTCTTCTTGTGCGGTGGCCCTGAAAAGGGCCGATTGGTCTTTTCTCACTCCTGGATGCGCTCACACCAGATGACGGCGGCCTGAGTTCGCGTCCTCCGGAAGATGGTGGACTCCCGCCAGGCCGGTGGTGTCCCTGGTGGAGTGGAACACGGCTCCGGCTCCTCGGTCTGCGTGGCCTGAGACTCGAGCGGTGGATCGTCGGTCTGAGTGCCCTGTGATCTCCCACTCCTGGTCGGTCTGTACCTCCCTGGTGTCGCGTGGAGGCTGGTGTTGCACACCGCGGTGCACGCGTGCCGGGGGAATGGTCTGCGTCCCCTGGTGTACCCTTTCTGCAGgcgacggcggcagcggcgatAAGAGTGGAGGCACCGTCCACGACAGCCGAGGAGAGGTGTATCGCCGGACTCTCACGTAGAGATGACCTGGCGTGGAGGGCGAGTCAGTCGCACCGGCGAGAGATGGAGCGAGACGAGCTTCCACGGTAGGCCTGGACTGTGGTCCAGGGGCCGCTGAGGATGTCTCGGTGGCGGCAAGTGGCGTGGCGCTGCTCGTCTCGGTGGTGGTCGCAGCTTTGGTGGCGGCAAGGTGACGGCAAGCCGTATCAAAAGACTTCTTCCACTCTAGGCTAAGAGCTCGTAGAGTGGTCGAAAGTTGTCTAGGCCGTCGCCGCGAGGCCTTATATACTTCCTTGGTTGGAAATTAAACGCGAGAAAATCTGCCCTCTGTTGGCGGCACTCACGTATAGCTTTGCGGGCCGCACCTCGGGCCCACGCGCTCGGCGCGTGATCggtgagcgcgcgcgcgcgtttcgttATTCCAATTGCTCGGTAGAGTGTGTGTGGTCGGAAGACCGCCACAGGACCCCCTTGGTTGAGGGTGAGCCCGGTTAGGCGAGGTTGAATCGGACCGGAGGTCTTGATGTTCTCCCGGCTCTGGTTTTGGTCTCTGCCGTTGGTTGTTTGGCTGTGGCTGTCCTCCTCCAAGGTGTAGGCCGGTTTGATGCGATCTATTGAAACATTGATAGTTCTgccattaatttttagtttaaaaattttttcgcctCAGTTTACCACTTCGTATGGGCCGTCATACGGAGGTTGCAATGCTCCCGTTGGCGCGTCATGCCTTAGGAACACTCTTGGAGTTGTTTGCATGTCCTTGAAGACAAATGTGGATCTTTGGCCATGACGTTTGATTTTCGGGCTTAGCCGATTTATTGTTTGCTTCAATCGCGTTAACAGGTCTTCTGTGTCTGATCTATTTGTTGTCTCTTGCGTGCTTAGGAATTGTCCTGGTAGGCGGATTGATTCTCCAAACACTAGTTCGGCTAGAGTTGCGTTTAGGTCTTCCTTCCAAGCTGCCCTGATGCCCATTAGTATTACTGGTAATACTTCGGTCCAGTGTGTGGTTTCATGGCACTTTATAGCCGCTTTCATTTGTCCATGGAATCTCTCTACCATCCCGTTAGCTGCCGGGTGGTAGGTTGTCGTTCGGATGTGATTGGACCCAGTCAAGCGTGTTAGTCTTCGAAAGAGGTCTGCTTCAAACTGGCGTCCTTGGTCCGTCGTTATCCGGGTTGGAGTGCCATACCTAGCTATCCACTCTTTAAATATGTGTTCGGCTACTGTTTCTGCTGTTATGTTGGGCACCGGGATTGCTTTCGGCCAACGTGTGAATCGGTCGATGATGGTTAGGCAATACTTGTATTCTTTTGACATTGGGAGAGGTCCCACCAGGTCGACGTGTATGTGTTCAAATCTCCTCGTCGGAGTTTTGAAGTTTCCAACTGGCGAGTTGTTGTGTCTTGTGATCTTAGATCTCTGACAATGGGTGCATGCTCGTGCCCACTGCTTGCAATCTTTTTGGAAAGATGCtgcgacacacacacatctgCGCTAACACAACTCGATACATTTCAAcacatttatgtaattataataattgctattataatttatgccTAGACCTAGagacttataattatataacaatacaataagaatattttgcgattttttcAGGAGACGTTCCCAAGAGGGCAAACTCGGCCATGGGACTATGAGAAATTGTCGCAGAATAAATCTAAGAATCGATATGGAAANNNNNNNNNNNNNNNNNNNNNNNNNNNNNNNNNNNNNNNNNNNNNNNNNNNNNNNNNNNNNNNNNNNNNNNNNNNNNNNNNNNNNNNNNNNNNNNNNNNNNNNNNNNNNNNNNNNNNNNNNNNNNNNNNNNNNNNNNNNNNNNNNNNNNNNNNNNNNNNNNNNNNNNNNNNNNNNNNNNNNNNNNNNNNNNNNNNNNNNNNNNNNNNNNNNNNNNNNNNNNNNNNNNNNNNNNNNNNNNNNNNNNNNNNNNNNNNNNNNNNNNNNNNNNNNNNNNNNNNNNNNNNNNNNNNNNNNNNNNNNNNNNNNNNNNNNNNNNNNNNNNNNNNNNNNNNNNNNNNNNNNNNNNNNNNNNNNNNNNNNNNNNNNNNNNNNNNNNNNNNNNNNNNNNNNNNNNNNNNNNNNNNNNNNNNNNNNNNNNNNNNNNNNNNNNNNNNNNNNNNNNNNNNNNNNNNNNNNNNNNNNNNNNNNNNNNNNNNNNNNNNNNNNNNNNNNNNNNNNNCTTATTGCATGTAAGTAAAAAACTAAAACTCGTTTATTTCAACCTAAACTTGTCCACTAATTTTGATATAGCTGACCTGGTGGATCTCTACTGTCCTCTTGTCCCggtctctttctatctctagTCCAACGAAGTACCGCGGCTCATTTACTTTTACTTCAAACTTGACCTTTAGTTTATACCCGTCTATATCTTTTACTTCTTCTTCATTAGTGTCTATATCCATCCATTCATCCTCGGAAAATGTAGTCTCCATATCCACTTCCATCTCTTCTATTTGTCCATTATTTCTGTTTTCGCTGCCTATCTCCATTAATTCCTCCTCGGGAAATGTGATGTCCATTTTTTCATCTTCGAGAGGTGTATGTTCCattttacttttcttcttGTAGATTAAGGATAGTAATTTGGCGATTTGGTGGGTAAAGTATAAGAGAGGGCAGGTTATGGTAGATTCAAGCCACGAACTCACTTCTGCTCACTTTCTCTCTGTATTTTCGCTCTCTGTCAGCACCGTtgagatacaaaaattgtacagATTCTCGATTCTCTTATAAAGGAAAAGCACTTTGGTCTTAGCTTTGTTGCAGGTATTTGTGAAGAAATCTTGAAGGAAAATCTGGAAGAAAAAAATGGCCCATCAATCAAGCGCGTGGTATGTTGTTCGGGAAtgcaacaaaaatattgtgGAAAAACGACATTTTTTCGGTTTCCAAAGGAACATGAAAggtataatgattttatttcatttattaattattattttttaaaacaagtataaatttacatattaaaaaatactattttgatatttttaaacgtatgtatattattatgtgcatgcatatgtatatattattacaatatttctttacatttacaaatttgaataatatttacagatgGTTGCAATGGATACGTGCTTGTGAAAGATTAGATTTGGAAGCAATGGGTGCAGAATATGGTCATCGCAATTATCGATTGTGCCACTTACATTTTGAAGAAAAGTGGTACGAGATAAGTAAGAGTAGAGCTCATCTTCAACTAGATGCTGTACCAATATTTTTTGGAAGAAAGTAAGCCCATACACATcttataatgtataatcttttctattctaaataatgtggttttttatgttcaatagtatattgtatattaaacaatatcaaacaatatttttgataatataatacacattataattaatgatattgcatataatttatagcaATGCATGTATTACAACATCAGCAAATGAAAAGATGGATGAAGAGCTACCTGAAGaagaaaatctttatattttacaacaagAGGAAACAAATAGGTActtaaatatctgaaaatgtatttatcttTCTATTATAGATAGTATTTTGttcttataattaactttttttaaacattttttatttagcaataaaaagtaatattacacTAAAATGGTATGTTTCAGTGACTTACAGTCGAAATCATTCTCGCCTATAACAGAGCAGATGCAAAAATGTGATAAAGATGTCCATATTATTGCTAAGCCGTACgtatttgtatttacattatatacatacacagtaaaaaatcgtgcgtccaaatgttaaaattttcttgtgttaccaagatttgactattattttaatgtaaaattaacatacaacagttatgttattattttcgtaacattttcatgtgttatattaatgtCAACGTAATAACTTAACACTTTATGTATgtcatttagaaattgaatattattttgagttcttttaacataattatttcaaaaaatcaagacgccttaaagttattttaacataaacaaaagttaaagtaaatcttcaaataatcgtaaactttgacatacaaaataatcaaatttactacaattaaatgttcaaaacaacatttctcttaagttgaaataactatcgtttattcaaatatgttatatcgacatttttttcaagttatttttacattatacttaaattaaaagaacaaatataaatgtaaaaaaaaagtgtcaataaattaacatttctaatttgtcaacaagtaacacacgatgaatgagttattttaactcaaaatttagagtggactttctgggacatttgaaaaatgttacgattaacattttattttttactgtgtacatatgtgtttttataatatattatttcttttatacagttttttataattagtcTGTAGATTTTGATTTAAACTTACAACTTATTATAGTCcattttatgtttcttttcttttaaaaattgcattctgcatttaatataacaagacataaataatattacgtgagagtaattgtatttataaaaacatttgtcTTATTTTAACATGTCTGCATACACATATAAGgaacacatgtatatataagataattttaaataaataaggttATCAATACcatatctatttaattttaatattcaaatataagtttttcaagagtttataataaatatttggtttattttatttttatattttttcgttattgacatttctaaaattgtaattaatacttCAACTTTCTTTCTAGAGGTTTACTATCTGTTTTttgctataatatatgtatatgttatgtGTAGGAGCACGTCCAGCAGCACaataagaagagaagaaagtccgcggaagaaaaaattgcaacaacgCATTGTACGATTACAAGGGAGAGTAAAAACACTGGACGAAAGAAACAGACGGCTTCAGAAAAAAGTGAAGATTTTAACTGTAAGGAAGAAGAAATCAGAAAAAGAGAAGCTTAAGGACCATGAGATTCTACGTCAATTAGGCTGTAAGTTTTTTTCTCCGACTTTCGCACGATTGTTATCTGCCCAAATTGATGCGCAAATTAAAAGCAAACGTGGAAGACGGTATAGTTCcgaatttaaacaatttgctTTAGGTATATACTTTCTAAGTCCGCGATGTTATAAAGAACTTCAAAAAGAATTAGCATTACCTGCCATACGCAGTCTACATAAGTTTACACAAACGTGGCAAATTAAACCCggtataaatgataaaatttttgatatgttAGCTGAAAAGTTAAATTCATTGCCACTATTAGAACGTCATTGCATTTTGTGCATAGATGAAATGAGTCTACAAgctcatttattttacaatgtttcACAAGATGAAATAATTGGTTTTCAAGATACCGGTAATGATCAGAAAGAACCGTTACCTGCAAAAAGTGTTTTAGTTATTATGGCACGTAGCATTGAAGGTAATTGGAAATTTCCCCTTTGCTTTTGTTTTGTCGAGAATgcatgtaaatttaatgtattaaaaccTATTCTATTTGATGTTATACGTAAATTACAACATTGCGGTGCGACTGTGCATGCTTTAATTTCGGACATGGGATCTAACTTCACACAACTATCCCGAGAATTAGGTATTTCTGTACAAAATTCAATCTTTTTAGTTGACGGACATGAGgtactatatatattcgatACTCCGCATTTAATGAAAAGAACTCGTGATAATTTGTTGaaacataatatacaatttagaAATAACAAAGTTGCTTCATGGGatgatattattgaattttataactgGCTAGACGCGGGCCTCCCGCGAAAAGCCCCAAAGATCCAAGACCGGTGCCTCACGCCCCGGGACGTGATTGCGCGAACATTACTCCCCCGTTCTGCGACAATACGGTCCACCTCGGCGCGAAGGACACCTCGCTACATTACGCACCATGGTTACACAAAACGCTATTACACGAAACACTAAGACACGACGAAAACTACAACGAATCACACGGTGACTGTCGGCCGCGTACGATTTTTCGGGCAGGGCGATTCCACATTACTCTGTTGGCCGGGCCCTCCGTCAGTctttcatttaataattacttactcGGTAATACTCATCTGCACAAACGCGATGCTACAAAATGCTTCGCGACACAATACGCGATTCTCTAAGCATGCTTCCCGCGACTTTACGCGGCTCTCGGAAGGGCCCCGGCCGTCAGAACGATCTCACGTGTACTCAAACGTGGGTTAAGAGGTGCTCGAGTAGTGGCCTTACAAATTCCGCAAGCTCGGCTGCCGGTCCTCTCGGGATGTCGTCCCTCGCCACGCAGACACGACAGTGACGATGAAAAGCTCTAGCCCGGCGGGATCACGTCGGGCCCGCGCCTGCGCGCGCCGTGCTTGCAAGCTTTCCTTGCCGATCAGCGGCCCTATGCGAGCCGAGCGCCTCCCGCTCGGCGCCCCTCGTGGCTTCCGGCGGCAGGTTTGAAAAGCCTATTCTCGAGTCCGGCTGACCGGGTTCGTACTGAGGTGGATCGAGTAACTGAAGTACGGACTAATGATTGAGTTGGAcacaagaaattaataaatatatttttggtatagGAATATTAGGAGTCAAGACATTTTGTTTTACacaaattgcatatttttattattgtatacttttaactttatttagtatgacattcttttattttcatgtattaatatttgtcaataaaatttctattttatatatgtatgcttGGAACTGACTTTGTTAacttacattaatatattaatatgtgtttTCTATCTGACCGCATTAGTCCCGATGAGGCTAGCTGCCATTATAAAGGGAGAAGAAAATTTACTATGTGTTTGGTTGGTGTAAGCTATCTATGAttctcttttacattttttttacatcttatgcattttttattattttttattttgttttactattctttaatttgcatgatatttacatatatattattgtattatttatataattaagtctttgtatgttttgtttattttttattatttcataatttttatatatttttttcttttttttttacagaatattGCCAACACGAGTTATCAACTTatttacatactttttatcCGCTTTTTAAACGGGCATGTAACagatttaacttttattagtTCTTTCATTTCGTTTACTTTGTTATTGCAATTATCATTGCAGAAATCATGTAACTTGACAGTTTATACATTTgtcacatatacatatatctatatacatatacatagtTGTCATTgtgaataaaaagaattagataaaattaagttacaagttgtattatataattttcttaatatttccttGATATTTCCTTTTGTGACCGTTTAAGGATGTATTGCACCTATTTTCAAAGCGCTACCAagtggataaaaatttgtaagaatGTTCTTTTCGTCTTCCTGATGTGctacaaaaaaagtagaaacgaaTCCACTAAACGGTTGCTGagatataacgattttaattttcactgattttacacgtatttttATGGGAAGAGACGATTTTGACggataaaacagctaaaaaaatgCTGAAGAAGCGCtaccaatattttgaatttttttgtacatctaGTATACGAATAGATGAAACTATCTGTCAAGTTTCAATTGTCTTCACTACaccgttttaaagaaataaattaataataattaatgataattaattattaattaataattaataactaattattacttttattaataatttgacgttataaagttgaaatcGGGGCATTTTTAGTGCCAAAAGTTTAggctcataaattacaaaaatcgcaaataatactggaaaaaacatttgtaaagtaaaaaaatacctttgtaggagtaaaaataagactccTACACTATCTTGAGTATCTTACATCTAGATTTACTATGCGTTAGGCGtagatattcaagtatttcaaatttcatgcacTTTTGTCTAAGATTGTACCAGTGATACATCCTTAAATATtgatagcataaataatttattaatttgtgttATACAACTCGTGTATAACACGAAGAAGTAATATGGCACATTTGCACAATtgctatacaaattattaaaatttatctgtattttgtatgtacctaacctatatatatatatatatatatatatatatatatatatatatatatatatccctaTTCACTCCAACGTTTTTTTCGCCCCAATAATCCTtcaaccatgcactttcgagtcccacgtgttttttataatgttaatagctttgaaaaattccccaaaaattattataatatctttgtaccttcgactaaaaatcaatgtaaagaacatttgaaaatcatttatttaaatatttttttacaacaattatatgttgacaaacacacgttacgactcgttttacttaaaaaatcataactcacgaacaaattgacgaagcttaatgaaccaaaacgca
The window above is part of the Temnothorax longispinosus isolate EJ_2023e chromosome 8, Tlon_JGU_v1, whole genome shotgun sequence genome. Proteins encoded here:
- the LOC139817351 gene encoding 52 kDa repressor of the inhibitor of the protein kinase-like isoform X3; amino-acid sequence: MQQKYCGKTTFFRFPKEHERWLQWIRACERLDLEAMGAEYGHRNYRLCHLHFEEKWYEISKSRAHLQLDAVPIFFGRNNACITTSANEKMDEELPEEENLYILQQEETNSDLQSKSFSPITEQMQKCDKDVHIIAKPSTSSSTIRREESPRKKKLQQRIVRLQGRVKTLDERNRRLQKKVKILTVRKKKSEKEKLKDHEILRQLGFPMRLAAIIKGEENLLCV
- the LOC139817351 gene encoding uncharacterized protein isoform X1; its protein translation is MQQKYCGKTTFFRFPKEHERWLQWIRACERLDLEAMGAEYGHRNYRLCHLHFEEKWYEISKSRAHLQLDAVPIFFGRNNACITTSANEKMDEELPEEENLYILQQEETNSDLQSKSFSPITEQMQKCDKDVHIIAKPSTSSSTIRREESPRKKKLQQRIVRLQGRVKTLDERNRRLQKKVKILTVRKKKSEKEKLKDHEILRQLGCKFFSPTFARLLSAQIDAQIKSKRGRRYSSEFKQFALGIYFLSPRCYKELQKELALPAIRSLHKFTQTWQIKPGINDKIFDMLAEKLNSLPLLERHCILCIDEMSLQAHLFYNVSQDEIIGFQDTGNDQKEPLPAKSVLVIMARSIEGNWKFPLCFCFVENACKFNVLKPILFDVIRKLQHCGATVHALISDMGSNFTQLSRELGISVQNSIFLVDGHEVLYIFDTPHLMKRTRDNLLKHNIQFRNNKVASWDDIIEFYNWLDAGLPRKAPKIQDRCLTPRDVIARTLLPRSATIRSTSARRTPRYITHHGYTKRYYTKH
- the LOC139817351 gene encoding uncharacterized protein isoform X2; amino-acid sequence: MQQKYCGKTTFFRFPKEHERWLQWIRACERLDLEAMGAEYGHRNYRLCHLHFEEKWYEISKSRAHLQLDAVPIFFGRNNACITTSANEKMDEELPEEENLYILQQEETNSDLQSKSFSPITEQMQKCDKDVHIIAKPSTSSSTIRREESPRKKKLQQRIVRLQGRVKTLDERNRRLQKKVKILTVRKKKSEKEKLKDHEILRQLGFPMRLAAIIKGEENLLCVWLVILPTRVINLFTYFLSAF
- the LOC139817351 gene encoding 52 kDa repressor of the inhibitor of the protein kinase-like isoform X5 codes for the protein MQQKYCGKTTFFRFPKEHERWLQWIRACERLDLEAMGAEYGHRNYRLCHLHFEEKWYEISKSRAHLQLDAVPIFFGRNNACITTSANEKMDEELPEEENLYILQQEETNSDLQSKSFSPITEQMQKCDKDVHIIAKPSTSSSTIRREESPRKKKLQQRIVRLQGRVKTLDERNRRLQKKVKILTVRKKKSEKEKLKDHEILRQLG
- the LOC139817351 gene encoding 52 kDa repressor of the inhibitor of the protein kinase-like isoform X6 — encoded protein: MQQKYCGKTTFFRFPKEHERWLQWIRACERLDLEAMGAEYGHRNYRLCHLHFEEKWYEISKSRAHLQLDAVPIFFGRNNACITTSANEKMDEELPEEENLYILQQEETNSDLQSKSFSPITEQMQKCDKDVHIIAKPSTSSSTIRREESPRKKKLQQRIVRLQGRVKTLDERNRRLQKKVKILTVRKKKSEKEKLKDHEILRQLG
- the LOC139817351 gene encoding 52 kDa repressor of the inhibitor of the protein kinase-like isoform X4, yielding MQQKYCGKTTFFRFPKEHERWLQWIRACERLDLEAMGAEYGHRNYRLCHLHFEEKWYEISKSRAHLQLDAVPIFFGRNNACITTSANEKMDEELPEEENLYILQQEETNSDLQSKSFSPITEQMQKCDKDVHIIAKPSTSSSTIRREESPRKKKLQQRIVRLQGRVKTLDERNRRLQKKVKILTVRKKKSEKEKLKDHEILRQLGFLTAGFLIVDVLL